The following coding sequences lie in one Paracidovorax avenae genomic window:
- a CDS encoding adenylate/guanylate cyclase domain-containing protein, with product MPRSAPDPADLPARPRRRPSARDLRWASGLTLWLYVALHLATHAAGLVSLQAAEALRRAVHAAWATTPGTVLLYGAFAVHLAMAGTALWQRRSWRMPPVEALRIALGLLLPLLLATHVVGTRWLESTWGVEPSYLRIVRAIWSPESLARQALLLTLAWLHGCLGLHLALRHRAAWRRHQALLLTAAVLLPVLALLGTLAMGREIAWTAQAVRAPGPPRPAAEAARALGEGLQLGWLMALAALVALRFAAGALRRLRGEGCVTLQYPGRTVQVARGTSVLDASRLHGIPHLSLCGGRARCSTCRVRVEAEDGSLPPPGRDELRTLQRVNAPEGVRLACQLRPQGRVRVTPLFQPGAGTAAARPGRERQVAVLFVDLRRWSGLAERQWPFDLAWVLDQYFERVGSAVREAGGLPNQFIGDSVMALFGLDCDLPTACRQALAAAAAIEERMEAWNEAFQAQFGHALDFGMGLHAGAVAVGQVGFEDTTTFTAVGEVVNTASRLQDHSKVVGARLVLSADVARLAGMQERLGTPGAITVRGRSRPLDVLHVARPSSLRTPSAG from the coding sequence ATGCCCCGCTCCGCCCCCGATCCCGCCGACCTTCCCGCCCGCCCGCGCCGCCGGCCCTCGGCGCGCGACCTGCGCTGGGCGAGCGGGCTGACGCTGTGGCTCTACGTGGCGCTGCACCTGGCCACGCATGCCGCGGGCCTGGTATCGCTGCAGGCAGCCGAGGCGCTGCGCCGCGCGGTGCATGCCGCATGGGCCACCACGCCCGGCACGGTGCTGCTGTACGGCGCCTTCGCCGTGCACCTCGCGATGGCCGGCACCGCCCTCTGGCAGCGGCGCAGCTGGCGCATGCCGCCCGTCGAGGCGTTGCGCATCGCCCTGGGATTGCTGCTGCCGCTGCTGCTGGCCACGCACGTGGTGGGCACGCGCTGGCTGGAAAGCACCTGGGGCGTGGAGCCCTCCTACCTGCGCATCGTGCGCGCCATCTGGTCGCCCGAGTCCCTGGCGCGCCAGGCGCTGCTCCTGACACTCGCCTGGCTGCATGGCTGCCTCGGCCTGCACCTGGCCCTGCGGCACCGCGCGGCATGGCGCCGCCACCAGGCCCTGCTGCTGACGGCGGCGGTGCTGTTGCCGGTGCTCGCGCTGCTGGGCACGCTGGCCATGGGCCGGGAAATCGCCTGGACCGCGCAGGCCGTGCGCGCACCCGGACCGCCGCGCCCGGCCGCGGAAGCCGCGCGCGCCCTGGGCGAGGGCCTCCAGCTTGGCTGGCTGATGGCCCTGGCGGCCCTCGTGGCGCTCCGGTTCGCGGCGGGCGCGCTGCGCCGCCTGCGCGGCGAAGGCTGCGTGACGCTGCAATACCCTGGCCGCACCGTGCAGGTGGCCCGGGGCACCAGCGTGCTGGACGCCAGCCGCCTGCACGGCATCCCGCACCTGTCCCTGTGCGGAGGGCGGGCGCGCTGCTCCACCTGCCGCGTGCGCGTGGAAGCGGAAGACGGCAGCCTGCCGCCGCCGGGGCGCGATGAACTGCGCACGCTGCAGCGCGTGAACGCCCCGGAGGGCGTGCGGCTGGCCTGCCAGCTCCGGCCTCAGGGCCGGGTGCGCGTCACGCCGCTCTTCCAGCCCGGCGCCGGCACGGCGGCGGCTCGTCCGGGACGCGAGCGGCAGGTGGCCGTGCTGTTCGTGGACCTGCGCCGCTGGTCGGGGCTGGCGGAACGCCAGTGGCCCTTCGATCTCGCCTGGGTGCTGGACCAGTATTTCGAGCGTGTGGGCAGCGCCGTGCGCGAGGCCGGCGGGCTGCCCAACCAGTTCATCGGCGACAGCGTGATGGCCCTCTTCGGGCTGGACTGCGACCTGCCCACGGCCTGCCGCCAGGCCCTGGCGGCCGCCGCGGCCATCGAGGAACGCATGGAGGCATGGAACGAAGCCTTCCAGGCGCAGTTCGGCCACGCGCTGGACTTCGGCATGGGGCTGCATGCGGGCGCCGTCGCCGTCGGGCAGGTGGGCTTCGAGGACACGACCACCTTCACGGCCGTGGGCGAAGTGGTGAACACCGCGAGCCGTCTGCAGGACCACTCCAAGGTGGTGGGCGCGCGCCTCGTGCTCTCGGCGGACGTGGCGCGCCTGGCGGGCATGCAGGAGCGGCTCGGCACGCCCGGCGCGATCACCGTGCGGGGACGCTCGCGGCCCCTCGACGTGCTGCACGTGGCGCGGCCCTCGTCCCTGCGCACGCCCTCCGCCGGCTGA
- a CDS encoding DUF4148 domain-containing protein yields MTARRPSSLALALAALAFAGGAFAAPSSQDDWFGAEPAAQGKPLSRAEVAADLALWDRAGLRGVGEGDRSALADPANEQRLAEYHRLRSGPEYLAEVRRQGGEARSVAGQSTAAGGN; encoded by the coding sequence ATGACTGCACGCCGTCCCTCCTCTCTCGCCCTCGCGCTGGCCGCACTCGCCTTCGCCGGCGGCGCCTTCGCCGCGCCCTCCTCGCAGGACGACTGGTTCGGCGCCGAGCCCGCCGCACAGGGCAAGCCCCTGTCGCGCGCGGAAGTGGCCGCGGACCTGGCTCTGTGGGATCGCGCAGGCCTGCGCGGCGTGGGCGAGGGCGACCGCAGCGCCCTGGCCGACCCCGCCAACGAGCAGCGCCTGGCCGAGTACCACCGTCTTCGCAGCGGGCCCGAATACCTGGCCGAAGTGCGCCGCCAAGGCGGGGAAGCCCGCTCCGTGGCCGGCCAGTCCACTGCGGCCGGCGGCAACTGA